A region from the Macaca mulatta isolate MMU2019108-1 chromosome 13, T2T-MMU8v2.0, whole genome shotgun sequence genome encodes:
- the FKBP1B gene encoding peptidyl-prolyl cis-trans isomerase FKBP1B isoform X2 has product MLQNGKKFDSSRDRNKPFKFRIGKQEVIKGFEEGAAQMSLGQRAKLTCTPDVAYGATGHPGVIPPNATLIFDVELLNLE; this is encoded by the exons ATGCTCCAAAATGGGAAGAAATTTGATTCATCCAGAGACAGAAACAAACCTTTCAAGTTCAGAATTGGCAAACAGGAAGTCATCAAAGGTTTTGAAGAGGGCGCAGCCCAG ATGAGCTTGGGGCAGAGGGCGAAGCTGACCTGCACCCCTGATGTGGCATATGGAGCCACGGGCCACCCCGGTGTCATCCCTCCCAATGCCACCCTCATCTTTGACGTGGAGCTGCTCAACTTAGAGTGA
- the WDCP gene encoding WD repeat and coiled-coil-containing protein isoform X1, producing MELGKGKLLRTGLNALQQAVHLIHGLAWTDGNQVVLTNLQLHNGEVKFGDSKVIGQFECVCGLSWAPPVADDTPVLLAVQQEKRVTVWQLCPSPTESSRWLTSQTCEIRGSLPILPQGCVWHPKCAILTVLTAQDVSIFPNVHSDNSQVKADINTQDRIHCACWTQDGLRLVVAVGSSLHSYIWDSAQKTLHRCSSCLVFDVDSHVCSITATVDSQVAIATELPLDKICGLNASETFNVPPNSKDTTLYALPVIGEVPSIDKEATDSEKDSEVSVSSSYLEPLDLTHIHFSQHKSEGNSLICLRKKDYLTGTGQDSSHLVLVTFKKAVTMTRKVTIPGILVPDLIAFNLKAHVVAVASNTCNIILIYSLIPSSVPNIQQIRLENTERPKGICFLTDKLLLILVGKQKLTDTTFLPSSKSDQYAISLIVREVMLEEEPSITSSESHTTYSTFSAPLNKANRKKLIESLSPDFCHQNKGLLLTANTSSQTGRPGRTLIKEIQSPLSSICDDSIALDAEPVTQPASLPRHSSTPDHTSTLEPPHLPQRKSLQSEKETYKLSKEVEILSRNLVEMQRCFSELTNCLHNGRKSSSVYPLSQDLPYVHIIYQIVTGFFSLLIMRALSR from the exons ATGGAGCTGGGAAAAGGAAAACTACTCAGGACTGGACTGAACGCATTGCAGCAAGCAGTGCACCTGATCCATGGCCTTGCCTGGACTGATGGGAATCAAGTTGTCCTAACTAATTTACAGCTTCACAATGGAGAGGTCAAGTTTGGGGACTCCAAAGTCATTGGACAATTTGAATGTGTCTGTGGGTTGTCCTGGGCCCCACCCGTTGCAGATGACACACCTGTTCTACTCGCGGTCCAGCAGGAGAAGCGTGTCACTGTGTGGCAGCTGTGTCCCAGCCCTACGGAGTCAAGCAGATGGCTGACGTCTCAGACTTGTGAGATTAGAGGATCACTACCTATCCTTCCCCAGGGCTGTGTGTGGCACCCAAAATGTGCTATTCTGACTGTGTTGACTGCTCAGGATGTCTCCATTTTCCCTAATGTGCACTCTGACAATTCCCAGGTAAAGGCAGATATCAACACCCAGGACCGCATTCACTGTGCATGTTGGACCCAGGATGGCCTGAGGCTGGTGGTGGCAGTAGGCAGCAGCCTGCATTCTTATATTTGGGACAGTGCTCAGAAGACTCTTCACAGGTGctcctcctgcctggtgtttgaTGTGGACAGCCACGTCTGCTCCATCACGGCAACTGTGGACTCACAGGTTGCTATAGCCACTGAGCTTCCACTGGATAAGATCTGTGGCTTAAATGCATCTGAAACCTTTAATGTCCCACCCAACAGTAAAGACACGACTCTGTATGCTTTACCAGTTATTGGTGAAGTACCCTCTATTGATAAAGAGGCAACTGATTCTGAAAAAGATTCTGAAGTATCAGTTTCTTCTTCCTATTTAGAACCTCTGGATCTAACTCACATACATTTCAGTCAACATAAGTCTGAGGGTAATTCTCTTATTTGTCTAAGAAAAAAGGACTACTTGACAGGAACTGGCCAAGATTCTTCACATTTGGTTCTTGTGACTTTTAAGAAAGCAGTTACCATGACAAGAAAAGTCACTATTCCAGGCATTCTGGTTCCTGATCTGATAGCATTTAATCTTAAAGCACATGTAGTGGCAGTGGCTTCCAACActtgtaatataattttgatCTACTCTCTCATTCCATCTTCAGTCCCAAACATCCAGCAAATTCGATTAGAGAACACTGAAAGACCAAAAGGGATATGTTTCTTGACAGACAAACTATTACTAATTTTGGtaggaaaacaaaaactcacTGATACAACGTTTCTTCCTTCTTCAAAGTCTGATCAGTATGCGATTAGCTTGATTGTTAGAGAAGTAATGTTGGAAGAAGAACCTTCAATAACATCAAGTGAAAGCCATACTACCTACTCTACTTTCAGTGCTCcattaaataaagcaaatagaaaaaagttaATTGAAAGTCTTTCCCCAGATTTTTGTCACCAAAACAAAGGGCTGTTGCTGACAGCTAATACCAGTAGTCAGACTGGAAGGCCTGGAAGAACACTTATTAAAGAAATCCAGAGTCCTCTGTCTAGTATCTGTGATGACTCCATAGCCCTAGATGCTGAGCCTGTTACCCAGCCAGCATCGCTGCCCAGACACAGCAGCACACCAGACCACACCAGCACACTGGAGCCTCCTCATTTGCCTCAAAGAAAGAGCTTACAAAGTGAAAAGGAAACTTACAAGCTGTCTAAGGAAGTGGAAATTTTATCTAGGAACCTGGTTGAAATGCAGCGTTGTTTTTCTGAACTCACAAACTGTCTGCATAATGGGAGGAAATCCTCTTCAGTGTATCCACTCTCTCAAGATCTTCCTTACGTTCACATCATTTACCAG attGTCACTGGATTCTTCTCACTGCTGATAATGAGGGCTTTATCCCGTTAA
- the FKBP1B gene encoding peptidyl-prolyl cis-trans isomerase FKBP1B, which translates to MGVEIETISPGDGRTFPKKGQTCVVHYTGMLQNGKKFDSSRDRNKPFKFRIGKQEVIKGFEEGAAQMSLGQRAKLTCTPDVAYGATGHPGVIPPNATLIFDVELLNLE; encoded by the exons ATGGGcgtggagatcgagaccatctccCCCGGAGACG GAAGGACATTCCCCAAGAAGGGCCAGACGTGTGTGGTGCACTACACAG GAATGCTCCAAAATGGGAAGAAATTTGATTCATCCAGAGACAGAAACAAACCTTTCAAGTTCAGAATTGGCAAACAGGAAGTCATCAAAGGTTTTGAAGAGGGCGCAGCCCAG ATGAGCTTGGGGCAGAGGGCGAAGCTGACCTGCACCCCTGATGTGGCATATGGAGCCACGGGCCACCCCGGTGTCATCCCTCCCAATGCCACCCTCATCTTTGACGTGGAGCTGCTCAACTTAGAGTGA
- the FKBP1B gene encoding peptidyl-prolyl cis-trans isomerase FKBP1B isoform X1 gives MGVEIETISPGDGRTFPKKGQTCVVHYTGMLQNGKKFDSSRDRNKPFKFRIGKQEVIKGFEEGAAQLRPLSPLPICPHPC, from the exons ATGGGcgtggagatcgagaccatctccCCCGGAGACG GAAGGACATTCCCCAAGAAGGGCCAGACGTGTGTGGTGCACTACACAG GAATGCTCCAAAATGGGAAGAAATTTGATTCATCCAGAGACAGAAACAAACCTTTCAAGTTCAGAATTGGCAAACAGGAAGTCATCAAAGGTTTTGAAGAGGGCGCAGCCCAG ctgcgtcctctttctcctctccccatCTGCCCCCATCCCTGCTAG
- the WDCP gene encoding WD repeat and coiled-coil-containing protein (The RefSeq protein has 1 substitution compared to this genomic sequence), giving the protein MELGKGKLLRTGLNALHQAVHLIHGLAWTDGNQVVLTNLQLHNGEVKFGDSKVIGQFECVCGLSWAPPVADDTPVLLAVQQEKRVTVWQLCPSPTESSRWLTSQTCEIRGSLPILPQGCVWHPKCAILTVLTAQDVSIFPNVHSDNSQVKADINTQDRIHCACWTQDGLRLVVAVGSSLHSYIWDSAQKTLHRCSSCLVFDVDSHVCSITATVDSQVAIATELPLDKICGLNASETFNVPPNSKDTTLYALPVIGEVPSIDKEATDSEKDSEVSVSSSYLEPLDLTHIHFSQHKSEGNSLICLRKKDYLTGTGQDSSHLVLVTFKKAVTMTRKVTIPGILVPDLIAFNLKAHVVAVASNTCNIILIYSLIPSSVPNIQQIRLENTERPKGICFLTDKLLLILVGKQKLTDTTFLPSSKSDQYAISLIVREVMLEEEPSITSSESHTTYSTFSAPLNKANRKKLIESLSPDFCHQNKGLLLTANTSSQTGRPGRTLIKEIQSPLSSICDDSIALDAEPVTQPASLPRHSSTPDHTSTLEPPHLPQRKSLQSEKETYKLSKEVEILSRNLVEMQRCFSELTNCLHNGRKSSSVYPLSQDLPYVHIIYQKPYYLGPVVEKRAVLLCDGKLRLSTVQQTFGLSLIEMLHDCHWILLTADNEGFIPLTFTATQEIIIRDGSLSRSDVFRDSFSRSPDSVSSLKVFTGLAAPSLDTTGCSNHVDGMA; this is encoded by the exons ATGGAGCTGGGAAAAGGAAAACTACTCAGGACTGGACTGAACGCATTGCAGCAAGCAGTGCACCTGATCCATGGCCTTGCCTGGACTGATGGGAATCAAGTTGTCCTAACTAATTTACAGCTTCACAATGGAGAGGTCAAGTTTGGGGACTCCAAAGTCATTGGACAATTTGAATGTGTCTGTGGGTTGTCCTGGGCCCCACCCGTTGCAGATGACACACCTGTTCTACTCGCGGTCCAGCAGGAGAAGCGTGTCACTGTGTGGCAGCTGTGTCCCAGCCCTACGGAGTCAAGCAGATGGCTGACGTCTCAGACTTGTGAGATTAGAGGATCACTACCTATCCTTCCCCAGGGCTGTGTGTGGCACCCAAAATGTGCTATTCTGACTGTGTTGACTGCTCAGGATGTCTCCATTTTCCCTAATGTGCACTCTGACAATTCCCAGGTAAAGGCAGATATCAACACCCAGGACCGCATTCACTGTGCATGTTGGACCCAGGATGGCCTGAGGCTGGTGGTGGCAGTAGGCAGCAGCCTGCATTCTTATATTTGGGACAGTGCTCAGAAGACTCTTCACAGGTGctcctcctgcctggtgtttgaTGTGGACAGCCACGTCTGCTCCATCACGGCAACTGTGGACTCACAGGTTGCTATAGCCACTGAGCTTCCACTGGATAAGATCTGTGGCTTAAATGCATCTGAAACCTTTAATGTCCCACCCAACAGTAAAGACACGACTCTGTATGCTTTACCAGTTATTGGTGAAGTACCCTCTATTGATAAAGAGGCAACTGATTCTGAAAAAGATTCTGAAGTATCAGTTTCTTCTTCCTATTTAGAACCTCTGGATCTAACTCACATACATTTCAGTCAACATAAGTCTGAGGGTAATTCTCTTATTTGTCTAAGAAAAAAGGACTACTTGACAGGAACTGGCCAAGATTCTTCACATTTGGTTCTTGTGACTTTTAAGAAAGCAGTTACCATGACAAGAAAAGTCACTATTCCAGGCATTCTGGTTCCTGATCTGATAGCATTTAATCTTAAAGCACATGTAGTGGCAGTGGCTTCCAACActtgtaatataattttgatCTACTCTCTCATTCCATCTTCAGTCCCAAACATCCAGCAAATTCGATTAGAGAACACTGAAAGACCAAAAGGGATATGTTTCTTGACAGACAAACTATTACTAATTTTGGtaggaaaacaaaaactcacTGATACAACGTTTCTTCCTTCTTCAAAGTCTGATCAGTATGCGATTAGCTTGATTGTTAGAGAAGTAATGTTGGAAGAAGAACCTTCAATAACATCAAGTGAAAGCCATACTACCTACTCTACTTTCAGTGCTCcattaaataaagcaaatagaaaaaagttaATTGAAAGTCTTTCCCCAGATTTTTGTCACCAAAACAAAGGGCTGTTGCTGACAGCTAATACCAGTAGTCAGACTGGAAGGCCTGGAAGAACACTTATTAAAGAAATCCAGAGTCCTCTGTCTAGTATCTGTGATGACTCCATAGCCCTAGATGCTGAGCCTGTTACCCAGCCAGCATCGCTGCCCAGACACAGCAGCACACCAGACCACACCAGCACACTGGAGCCTCCTCATTTGCCTCAAAGAAAGAGCTTACAAAGTGAAAAGGAAACTTACAAGCTGTCTAAGGAAGTGGAAATTTTATCTAGGAACCTGGTTGAAATGCAGCGTTGTTTTTCTGAACTCACAAACTGTCTGCATAATGGGAGGAAATCCTCTTCAGTGTATCCACTCTCTCAAGATCTTCCTTACGTTCACATCATTTACCAG aaaCCTTATTATCTAGGTCCTGTTGTTGAAAAAAGAGCGGTGCTTCTCTGTGATGGTAAACTAAGGCTCAGTACAGTTCAGCAGACTTTTGGCCTTTCTCTCATTGAAATGCTGCATG attGTCACTGGATTCTTCTCACTGCTGATAATGAGGGCTTTATCCCGTTAACCTTCACAGCCACACAGGAAATAATCATAAGAGATGGCAGCCTGTCCAGGTCAGATGTCTTCAGAGACTCTTTTTCCCGCAGTCCAGATTCTGTTTCTTCTCTTAAAGTCTTTACAGGCCTTGCTGCCCCCAGTTTAGATACCACTGGCTGTTCTAACCATGTAGATGGCATGGCCTGA